A stretch of Brassica napus cultivar Da-Ae chromosome C6, Da-Ae, whole genome shotgun sequence DNA encodes these proteins:
- the LOC106395577 gene encoding zinc finger A20 and AN1 domain-containing stress-associated protein 10: MANANETEAVPCLGGCGLFGTRKNNNLCSLCYKKSVFEHRLLEQLANLKLDLKPEPSTVPPTSPIVAVQEPVRKQRCETCHRKVGVTGFSCRCGHIFCGSHRYPEEHSCPFDYKQSGRLTLAKQLPLTRAEKLHRF; encoded by the coding sequence ATGGCGAACGCGAACGAAACAGAAGCCGTACCGTGCCTTGGAGGCTGTGGACTCTTCGGGACGCGAAAGAACAATAATCTCTGCTCCCTTTGCTACAAAAAGAGTGTTTTTGAACACAGGCTGCTTGAACAATTGGCCAATCTCAAACTTGACCTCAAGCCTGAGCCATCAACAGTTCCTCCGACAAGTCCAATAGTAGCCGTACAAGAACCAGTTAGAAAACAGAGATGCGAAACGTGTCATAGGAAAGTAGGGGTGACCGGATTTAGCTGCAGATGCGGACACATCTTTTGTGGGTCACATCGATATCCTGAGGAACATTCTTGTCCTTTTGATTACAAACAATCTGGACGACTCACGTTGGCCAAGCAGTTGCCGTTGACTAGAGCCGAGAAGTTGCATAGGTTTtag